One Halovivax ruber XH-70 genomic region harbors:
- a CDS encoding monovalent cation/H+ antiporter complex subunit F translates to MIEGPVSTILFAGALGFVTISVVLLGRILVGPTMQDRVIALNVVGSNVVVVIALLAAAMELPAFLDVALVYALLNFLMSIAISKFTVEQGGVL, encoded by the coding sequence GTGATCGAGGGCCCCGTCTCGACGATCCTGTTCGCCGGTGCGCTCGGGTTCGTCACGATTTCGGTCGTCCTTCTCGGACGGATACTCGTCGGGCCAACGATGCAAGATCGTGTCATCGCGCTCAACGTCGTCGGCTCGAACGTCGTGGTCGTCATCGCCTTACTGGCCGCAGCGATGGAGCTCCCGGCGTTTCTCGACGTCGCACTCGTCTACGCACTGTTGAACTTCCTCATGAGCATCGCCATCTCGAAGTTTACGGTCGAACAGGGAGGTGTCCTCTGA
- a CDS encoding monovalent cation/H+ antiporter subunit E, with amino-acid sequence MTDEAGGETTAGSVLVLVTDSSTVEETVEYAARKVRELAAETDSRLTLTIGTPVVEDVPQTETPDFDALLETATEVAERATTLTDPEGAVDVETERIYRYRYPFDPYEYADVVQSYATEHDIDSVIVDPSHATPGTRPMTGSLADRLADQTTLDVDVAPVDRQTRPSSIVIRGGLAQFLSVFGMSLGFYVLVGGFADVTFDLVTGTISALLVAGVLSRVTFERTPRPTRMVSSVFRWLVYVPYLGYKILVANFQIAYVVLHPSLPIDPSMERFEPGVWGGLPMATLANSITLTPGTLTVDVEDRAFVVHSLTAGAREDLLDGVLERAVRFVFYGRSALPYPSPRDRAESEGESS; translated from the coding sequence ATGACCGACGAAGCCGGCGGTGAGACGACTGCGGGTTCCGTCCTCGTACTCGTCACCGACTCGTCAACAGTCGAGGAGACTGTGGAGTACGCCGCGCGAAAGGTCCGCGAACTGGCGGCCGAGACCGACAGTCGGCTCACGCTCACCATCGGAACGCCGGTCGTCGAGGACGTCCCCCAGACCGAGACACCGGATTTCGATGCACTCCTCGAGACGGCGACCGAGGTCGCCGAACGAGCGACGACGTTGACCGATCCCGAAGGGGCAGTCGACGTGGAAACCGAGCGAATCTATCGCTATCGGTATCCGTTCGATCCCTACGAGTACGCCGACGTGGTCCAGTCCTACGCGACCGAGCACGACATCGATTCTGTCATCGTCGACCCATCCCACGCGACGCCGGGAACGCGGCCGATGACCGGGTCTCTCGCCGACCGACTCGCCGACCAGACGACCCTCGACGTCGACGTCGCGCCTGTCGACCGCCAGACTCGACCGTCATCCATCGTCATTCGAGGTGGTCTCGCCCAGTTTCTGTCGGTATTCGGCATGTCTCTCGGCTTTTACGTACTCGTCGGTGGCTTCGCCGACGTCACGTTCGATCTGGTGACCGGGACGATCTCCGCGCTTCTCGTCGCCGGGGTACTGTCGCGGGTTACGTTCGAACGCACGCCACGGCCGACACGAATGGTCTCGAGCGTGTTCAGGTGGCTGGTCTACGTGCCGTATCTCGGCTACAAGATTCTGGTTGCGAACTTCCAGATCGCGTACGTGGTCTTGCATCCGTCGTTGCCGATCGACCCCTCGATGGAGCGGTTCGAACCCGGCGTCTGGGGCGGCCTCCCGATGGCGACGCTGGCAAACAGCATCACGCTCACACCGGGGACGCTGACGGTCGACGTCGAGGATCGGGCGTTCGTCGTCCACTCGCTGACAGCAGGTGCGCGAGAGGATCTGTTGGACGGGGTCCTGGAACGAGCGGTTCGGTTCGTCTTCTACGGGCGGAGTGCACTCCCGTATCCGTCGCCCCGTGACCGCGCCGAATCGGAGGGTGAGTCCTCGTGA
- a CDS encoding quinone-dependent dihydroorotate dehydrogenase, protein MDPYSLLRPLFFKLPAETAHEYVTGGLRAIQSIGPARRALRSRYTYEHPALAVECFDTTFANPIGVAAGFDKNARVFPALSDLGFGFVEIGTVTPNSQAGNPRPRLFRLPGDRALINRMGFNGDGADAVHSRLAANTDAAGPLGINVGKMNDSDAETAIDDYRRVFERLYPFGDYFVVNVSCPNTPDEFDEADPDHLRRIFETLQAANEDDVPLLVKIGPESPRESLYELVDIVEAYELDGIVATNTTTSRDGVTDPPDERGGLSGKPLETRSTAVIETLAGYTELPIVGVGGVDSAESAYAKIRAGASLVQLYTGFVYNGPSTAREINRGLVELLHEDGYDSIEEAVGADID, encoded by the coding sequence ATGGATCCGTACTCGCTACTCCGGCCGCTGTTTTTCAAGCTTCCTGCGGAGACGGCTCACGAGTACGTGACTGGTGGATTACGAGCGATCCAGTCGATCGGGCCCGCTCGACGCGCACTCCGGTCGCGGTACACGTACGAACACCCCGCGCTGGCGGTGGAGTGTTTCGATACGACGTTCGCGAACCCGATCGGTGTCGCGGCCGGGTTCGACAAGAACGCGCGGGTGTTTCCCGCCCTCTCCGATCTCGGCTTTGGATTCGTCGAGATCGGCACTGTCACACCGAACTCCCAGGCTGGCAACCCGCGGCCACGACTCTTCAGACTCCCCGGCGACAGGGCGCTCATCAACCGGATGGGGTTCAACGGAGACGGCGCCGACGCCGTTCACTCCCGTCTCGCAGCGAACACAGACGCCGCCGGTCCACTTGGCATCAACGTCGGAAAGATGAACGATTCCGACGCTGAGACGGCGATCGACGACTACCGTCGGGTCTTCGAGCGCCTGTACCCCTTCGGCGACTACTTCGTGGTCAACGTCTCCTGTCCCAACACGCCCGACGAGTTCGACGAAGCCGACCCCGACCACCTGCGACGAATCTTCGAGACGTTGCAGGCGGCGAACGAGGACGACGTTCCGCTCCTCGTCAAAATCGGCCCGGAGTCACCGCGAGAGTCGTTATACGAACTCGTCGACATCGTCGAAGCCTACGAGCTAGACGGGATCGTCGCGACGAACACGACGACGAGTCGGGACGGTGTCACCGACCCACCCGACGAACGCGGCGGGTTGAGTGGCAAGCCACTCGAAACACGCTCCACGGCGGTCATCGAAACGCTCGCCGGCTACACTGAGCTCCCAATCGTCGGCGTCGGTGGCGTCGACTCAGCTGAGAGTGCCTACGCGAAGATCCGCGCCGGGGCGTCGCTCGTTCAGCTCTACACCGGTTTCGTCTACAACGGCCCCTCGACAGCCCGGGAGATCAACCGGGGACTCGTCGAATTGCTCCACGAAGACGGCTACGATTCCATCGAAGAAGCAGTGGGTGCCGATATCGATTGA